GAGAAGATGCTTAAAAACATTTCTGACAATGCAGGTATTGGAGCAGATAATTTAACGATAAAAATGACGAAGGTCCCAGATATTTCTAAAGCGGGATATAAAACAGCTGAAATTACCTTAACAGATAAAGCAGGCAACTTTTTAGTTGTAGTCGTACCAATAACTGTTAAGGATGAGTCAACAATGGTTGATAGTAGTTACCTTCTTAAAGCATATAATTTTTCTGCTTTAGCAATTGATTTGCCCGAAACTGCTGAAGAACAAAGAAAATTTGTTTTAGAGCACGGACAAGTTGAAGCTTGGAGTTTAGTGACAGGCAAGATGATTAACGATAAGCTGACGTACAATCAAGGATTCTTAAAAAAACAACCAGGTGTATACACAATCACAGTCACAATTGATCGATTGACAAGAGTATTTAACGTTACCCTGCTTGAGGGGAATTTAGCTTTCGATAAGACAGTCGATAAGATCTCTTTTGGTACACAAACAATCAAATCAAAAGAACAGTTTATTTCTTCTGAAAATAAGCTAAGCATCTCTGTAAACGATACTCGATTTAAGTTGAATAAATGGCGCTTAATGGCAAAAATGGAACAGCCTCTAAAAACGAAAGACGGTATTATCTCAGCTAGTGGATTGATTTATCGATCTTACGATTCAGGGGAAATTGTAGATACAAATCTTAATAATCTGGATACGCCAGTTTATGAACCAAACAAATTAAGCAATGGTGTTATTCAAGTAGACTTTACGAAAGATAAAGAAAAAGAAGTGATTCTAAATGTGTTGCCAGGAAGTGTTCGTTCGGACAAAGAATACACTGCTCAAATAATGTGGACACTCGAGAATGGACCGTGATGAAAGGGGAGGGAAATGAAGAAAAATATCAAAATGATTATTATTTTTCTGACTCTATCGCTAGGCGGAGTTTGTTTAGGGGCGAGTGCAGCTTTTGCAAATGGAACAACAGGGAATAAATCCGAAGGGGAGATTTATTATACTGAAAATACAGAAGTTACACCGCTGCTTGATTCGTCTCATCCTGGTGAATCAATAAAGATCATTTCATCAATTCCTGTCCAACCAGGGACACCAGGACCCTTGAGTGTCGATTTTGCTCCTCATGTTGTTTTTGGAGAACATGACGGATCACAGAAAAATGATATTTACTATGCAAAGTTAACAAGAATAAAGAGATTAGCAGATGGTTCGGAAGAAGAAGTACCTAATTTCCTTCAACTAACAGATAATCGAGGGAAAAAATCTGGATGGCGACTAACGGTCAAACAAAATGGTCAACTTAGGAATGGCGCACATTTATTAAAAGGTGCTGAAATAACGCTAAAAAACATTCGATTGTTCTCCCCGAATGACGGGGCTAAACCAATTGTTACCGAAAGCGTACGGTTGGAGCCTGAGGGTGGGGAAGCGACAGAAGTATCTAAATCGACAGAAACGTCCGGTAAAGGAACTTGGATCATTATGTTTGGAAAAGATAAAGAGGAAAGTAAAACCAGCATACAAGTAAGTGTTCCAGGGACAATCGAAAAGAAAAAAGGTAACTATACAACTTCCTTAACTTGGGAGTTGATTGATACACCAATTTAACATTAAAGGAGAAGAAAACATGATATTGAAAAAAAGTTTAACAGTAACTACCACAGGAATAGTAACATTTGCGAGTTTTTTACTAGGAACACCAGCGGCATTTGCTGAAACGACAAATGAAAGTGAAGTAAAACCGCCAATTACAATTAAAGATCCTGCAAAATCTGAAGCAGAAATTACATTTGAGCAAAATGAAACGGATACTACGCCTCCGATTGGTCCTGGTGGAGAAGAAATGGAAACACCGGGTGAAGGCGATACTGGGATGGTTGGTCCATTAACGATTGACTATATTACAAAAGTAAATTTTGGCCTAGTTAAGGTTTCTGGTAATAATGAAACCTATTTTGCAAAATTAGCAAAAATCAACTTAAAAGGCATTTCGGAACCAAAAGAGGTTCCTAACTATGTTCAAATTACCGATAGTCGTGGATCAAACGCTGGTTGGCAGTTGCAACTTAAACAAGACGCACAATTCGAAGCGAAAGACAAAGACAATAGTATTTCTACACTGGTAGGTGCTTCGTTGAGCTTTGACAATCCAACCTTGAAGTCTTCTCAAAAAGGGTCGGAGTTCGCTCCATTAGGAATTAAACAAACACTTACACCAGGTGAAGGTGCTGTGACAGTGGTTAATGCTCCAGCTGGTAAAGGTATGGGAACTTGGCACTATACATTGGGAGATACTGATGAGCAAGCAGCGAAAAGTATTTCGTTATATGTTCCTGGGGATACTGCAAAATTAAAGAATGCAGCGTATAAAACTGTATTAACTTGGACATTAGTTGATGGTCCAGATCAATCAAACGTTAATTTGAATGAAGTACCTTAAGGATAAAAGAAGAGTATAAAAAAGAAAAGAGGATATTAATTATGAAAAAAACAAGAACAATTGCTTCGGCACTACTAATTAGCACATTTATTTTAGGAGCGGCTTCACCAGCTTTCGCTGATCAAGTTGCAGCACCAACCACTGATGCAACAGTAAAATTTGAATCAGAATCACTAGATGCAGATAACGGAGGAAATACGATCGATCCGACTAACCCAGATGGAAATGGTGTAAAACCTGATACAGGCGAAGGCTCTACAGGAACAAAAGGTCCATTGAGAGTCGATTTCGCACCAAACTTTAAGTTTGGTACAGTAACAATGTCTGGTAATGC
This sequence is a window from Enterococcus sp. 7F3_DIV0205. Protein-coding genes within it:
- a CDS encoding WxL domain-containing protein, whose amino-acid sequence is MILKKSLTVTTTGIVTFASFLLGTPAAFAETTNESEVKPPITIKDPAKSEAEITFEQNETDTTPPIGPGGEEMETPGEGDTGMVGPLTIDYITKVNFGLVKVSGNNETYFAKLAKINLKGISEPKEVPNYVQITDSRGSNAGWQLQLKQDAQFEAKDKDNSISTLVGASLSFDNPTLKSSQKGSEFAPLGIKQTLTPGEGAVTVVNAPAGKGMGTWHYTLGDTDEQAAKSISLYVPGDTAKLKNAAYKTVLTWTLVDGPDQSNVNLNEVP
- a CDS encoding WxL domain-containing protein; translated protein: MKKNIKMIIIFLTLSLGGVCLGASAAFANGTTGNKSEGEIYYTENTEVTPLLDSSHPGESIKIISSIPVQPGTPGPLSVDFAPHVVFGEHDGSQKNDIYYAKLTRIKRLADGSEEEVPNFLQLTDNRGKKSGWRLTVKQNGQLRNGAHLLKGAEITLKNIRLFSPNDGAKPIVTESVRLEPEGGEATEVSKSTETSGKGTWIIMFGKDKEESKTSIQVSVPGTIEKKKGNYTTSLTWELIDTPI